A stretch of DNA from Mucilaginibacter daejeonensis:
GGCTATGATGCCTACGCCGTGGTGTGGCTCGGCCGCCATATAATCCTGCGTGGCCAAACGGCTCAGTGGGTTTTGATTCTCGCCCTGCATGCTCATGGGGTCGCCGTATAAAAAGCGATCACCTAAAGGCATATTGACCGACAGGTAGCTGGTCACTGGCGCACCTTCAAGGCCTGTCCACTGGCTGCGGTAGCCGGCACGCATATCCGTATAATTCTCTATACCGCTCACCGCAGGGTTAAGCAGGTAATTATTGAACATGTATTGCGTATACTGAGGCTTTTGCTGCGCCAAAGCAAGGCACCAGCACGCCATTAAAAGTGATAAGGTAAGTATAGGTCGTTTCATAAATTCATCGTACAATGGTGACCCACCCGCTCATGACCGCGCGGCCATTTTTGGGGTCGATAATATAATAATAAGCACCCACCGGAAGATCCTTACCCCTGTAGCGTCCGTCCCACGGTACGGGGTAGCCTATGGAGTTGAATACCTTGTCGCCGTTGCGGTCAAATATCTCCACCGTGGCTTTAGGGTAGCTATCGATGTGCTCGATCACCCAGGTATCGTTACGGCCATCATTGTTAGGTGTAAAAGTATTATATACATTGGGTTGCTGCAATACCTTAACAGTAAATACTGCGGTGGAAGGGCATTTATCTGGCGACTGCACCGTGAGTACATATCGCGTATCGGTAGTTGGGCTGGCTACCGGGTTAGGCGATGAAGGGTCATTAAGACCGGTGCGCGGCGTCCAGCTGTAGGTAAGTGGCGTGCGGTTCACCGATACTACCGATGGTTCCAGCGTGATCTGCCCGCCTGCCAGGATCACCAGCTCGCGGTTGCCGTTGATCACCGGTACCGGCAGCACTTTAATGGTGAACACCTTGGTGTAGGTACAACCACCCTCGGCTGATGTGAACACATAAGTGATGGTGTGATCGCCCGGCCCGGCCACCTTAGGGTCGAACGTGCCATTGGCCGCTATGCCGCCACCACTGAACACACCGGTACCTGCAAATGTGGTGGTGCCGGTAATGGTAAAGGCCGGGTCGCTTTGGCAAACGCTGGTGGGTGGGTCAAGCACCACATCAGGATTGGCGTACACCCTTACTGCAGGCTTATCATAAACCGCCTGGCAACTGGCCGAATTACCCGAATACACTAAAATGCGGATGTGATAGTCATTATAAGCCGGTGTGGTGCTAAAGCCATAATCATGGACAAAACGTTTATCGTCAGGTATGGCGGTATGGTCCTTATCGTACTGAATGAATTCGGTCGGGTGACGGTCGTAGTCATAATAGATATCATACCGCACGATCTTTCCCGGGTCCACCGTGCTCTGATCTTGGATCACCAGGTCATCGCTGCTGCAGATCTGGTCAGGTATCACAAATTTAGTGACCGGGAAAGCACCGTTCAGTGCGAAGGTCTTGCTGGTCTCGGTAGAGCAGCCATCCTTAGAGGTCACCTTCAGCTTCACAATAAAGTTACCTGCCGTGCTGTACTTATGTGACCCGTTGGCGGTGGTTGCCTTGCTGCCATCACCAAAATCCCATTCATAGGTGAACTGGCTCTCACTGCCATCGGCAATGGTGCTGATGTTGGTAAAGCGGGCCACATCTACTAAACACGCCTCCGGTAACAAAAAATCCACCACCGGGTTAGGATTCACCACCACGTTGCCGGTGTACACAGTACTGGTACAACCTTTATCGGTGGTCACCTTCAGGGTCACGGCGTAGGTTTTTACATCTGCAAAAACATGAGTGAACGCGGCGTTGGTGGTCATGGTCTGCTCAGGGGTGCCATCGCCAAAGTTCCATACCCACTGGGTGATCGCACCCTCATTAGGCACCGACAGATCATTAAAAGTGACCTCCTTACCCCCACACGACGGCGACAGGTATTTGAAGTTGGCCGATGGGTTGGCCGTCACATGTATCACCTTGGTCACCGTGGCCGATTCGCAACCGTTCTGGTTCACTACGGTAAGTTTAACGTTGTAATCGCGGCCGCCAACGGTATACGTGTGTTGAGGATCTTTCAAGGTGGACGTGTTGGGATTGGCCGCTGTGGCGTTAGGGTCGCCAAAATCCCATACATACTTGCTGATCACGTTACCCACCGCATCCGAGGCATCAGCAAAGGATACGGTACTACCTGCACAATTGCCTACTGGCGGCGTAAAGTTGGCCACCGGATATTCGGCAATGTTAAAGTTGAAGCTGATCTGCTTTTCGGCACCACAACTGCTATTGGTGATCACCGGTACGGTCACTGTAGCCGAAGCCGTATAGTTGCCGGCCGGATAGGTCACCGTGCGTGAGAAAACGTAGGTATACAGCACCGTGCCGTCGTCTTTAGTGGTGGTAGTACTGTATTTGGGGTTGGTTTGAGTTACCGGTACGCTGCCATCATTAGGATCCCATACGATCTTGGTGGGCTGATACGGCACAGTAAGTTCCAGGTAATATGGAATGCCGGTACAACCGCTGATCTGCGTTGGCCCGCTACTGGTACCACTCAACGCAATGAACTCCGACAAGTTGCTCAGGTTGGTACCTGCCGCATAGCCGTACGATTCAAAGTTGCCGAAGCCATAAGCAATGGCATTGAAAGTGGTACTGGCCCTGATCAGGTGCGTGGCGTTAGAACTCACCGGCACCTGCGCATATGAATAATTGGAACCTGCTATAGGTGTAAAATTGGTGTAAGCCACCCCATCTACCGTGAATGATGACACCGCACTGGTAGCTAAGATCACGTTGATATAGCTTTGCGCGATGCTGAACACCCCCGGCGAGTACAGGGTCACATGATCCAACCCCTGCTCGATAGGGCTGAGGTAGATCATCTCGGGATCGCCTACTGTTGTGTTGCCGTTGCCCTGGGTCACGGCATACTGTGCTACCTGGATGGGCTTATCGGCGGTGATCACCTGCGGGGTGGCGATCTTGGGTAATTCGTAATAAAAGTTGTTGGTCAGGAGCGTCTTATCCAGCACCACGCCGTTCACGGTAACGTTGGCGGCCGGGTCGCTGGTCACGATGCGGATATAGTCGTACGCTCTGGTGGCCAGCGGCGCCGTGATATAGCTGAGGCCCCAAACCACGGTAGGGTAATTTTGCTGGAAAAAGTTATCGCCCGAGTTACCGGTATCGCCCAGGGTCATGAAGCTGCTGCCCGAGTACACCGCTATACGCTTACAAGTGCCAGAGCTGGTACTTACCGAGCGCACCCTCGTGCCCGTAAGATCGGTAGACGACAACGCCTGGTACAACTCTCCTTTTTGCAGGGTAATGGTCTTGACCTGGCCCTTCGGTGAGCCATCCACTAAAGTAGCACTGGGTGTGATCTCTACTGTGGTGGCATCCTCCGCAGCGATCACGCAGACCGTGGAATATACGGGTACAGACCCGGTAGTACCTATAGACGCCGCCTGGGCTTTTTGCCGGTAGCTAATGGCATAATAATCATTGGTGAGCGAAGCCACAGGCAATACCAGCGTGGCCCCCGACCGGTTGCTGGCATAAATATGTGCATATACCACGATCGGTTTTTTGGATTGGATATGGATACCCTTATTGAACTGCGCCTGTCCGCTTAAATACGCCGATGGGTCAATGGCAACGGTGGTGATGGTGTTCGGTGTTACCGTGAAGTTGGCGGTAAAAGTACCATCGGCGGTGCTGACGGTGCCGGTTGTGGCCACATCGCCGGTGATGTAAAGGTTCATGCTGCTGGAGCCACTGCCGGTAACGCCGTTACTATGCATCATCCAGGCGGTCCAGAATTCGGTACCCTGGTTGGTGGTTATTTGTGCCTGGGCAGTGATGGCCACGCATAGCAATAACAACAATAAAAGACACAAGCCCGATAGCCTCTTCACTGCTTCAATAGTTTAATTGGGGATGCCGCGATCGCCTGAGGCAAAGCAGCCTTTAAAACTACATAATATTTGATAAATAATATTGCGTCAAAATAAAATGTCGTACGCCCCCTGAACGATATCATATATACATAGGGCACGGTCAAGCCTCCTACCGTTTTTGCTCAATTTATCATACCGATATATTAATGATATATCAACGCAATGTTAAGAGCGCGATAAGCATGCATAAATTTTAAAATAATAGTTGACATATCAACCATTATTGATACTTTTGCGGCGTGGAAAAGTGTGATGTAAAGACCGACCTCCTCTTGTTCAAGATCTTTCACATTTACAAAGTGATCGGTAACAAGTCGAACAAAAGGTTCTCTAAAGAAGGGATGAACATACAGGTGGAACAGATCCCTGTGCTGATGGTGCTGTTTTACGAAGGCCCGCACTCGCAGCAGGACATTGCCGACGAGTTGGAGCGGGATAAGTCATCAGTGCTCAGAACCGTAGCTTCATTAGTGGCAGCGGGTTTTTTGAAGGTGCAACCCGATACGGTAGACAAACGTAAGAAGCTGGTGAACCTGACCGAGGCCGGCCAGAAGCTGGCAAAGCAGCTGCACGAAGAGATCGGGCTGATGGATAACATGATGTTCTCGAACCTATCGGTAGCCGAAAAACTGATCCTGACCGAGCTGCTGGACAAGTGCACTGAACACATCAACAGCATGGATCTAAAATTTGAATAATAGTTGACATATCAACATGATGTTACGACATATATCACTAAGCAACACTAACTCTATCATTATATGAATATCCGCGAACTAACAGCAGCGATCCTACTGTTCAGTTGTTTTCCAGCCTTGCTATTCGCGCAGGGTCAACCGCAACAAACTGCGCGGCCTGCCCCTACCCCAGGCCAGATCTACACCTTTAGCTTACAAGAGTGTATCAACTACGCGTACGAGCATCAAGACACCGTGGTGAACGCCAATTTGGATGTCAAGAGCGCCGAGTACCGCGTTAAAGAGATCGTAGGTGGTGGCCTTCCGCAGATCAATGGTGGCGCCAGCATACAAGACTACCTGAAGATCCCTACCACACTTATCCCGGGCGAGTTCATCGGTCAGCCGGGCTCGTTCATACCGGTAAAGTTCGGGGTAAAATACCTGTCGAACCTTACGTTGGATGTGAACCAGATCCTGTTCGATGCCAGCTACTTTGTAGGCTTGCAGGCACGTAATACCTACAAGGAGTTGTTCGTACGCAACTACAAACGCAGCCGTATAGATGCTAATGTGAACGTGACCAAGGCTTACTACCAGGTACTGGTGAGCGATGAGCAGATCAAATTGCTGGATGCCAACCTGGCCCAGCTGAAACAGCAACTGGATCAAACCACTGCCCAAAATAAACAAGGGTTTGTAGAGAAGATAGACGTTGACCGTTTAGCCTA
This window harbors:
- a CDS encoding PKD domain-containing protein — protein: MKRLSGLCLLLLLLLCVAITAQAQITTNQGTEFWTAWMMHSNGVTGSGSSSMNLYITGDVATTGTVSTADGTFTANFTVTPNTITTVAIDPSAYLSGQAQFNKGIHIQSKKPIVVYAHIYASNRSGATLVLPVASLTNDYYAISYRQKAQAASIGTTGSVPVYSTVCVIAAEDATTVEITPSATLVDGSPKGQVKTITLQKGELYQALSSTDLTGTRVRSVSTSSGTCKRIAVYSGSSFMTLGDTGNSGDNFFQQNYPTVVWGLSYITAPLATRAYDYIRIVTSDPAANVTVNGVVLDKTLLTNNFYYELPKIATPQVITADKPIQVAQYAVTQGNGNTTVGDPEMIYLSPIEQGLDHVTLYSPGVFSIAQSYINVILATSAVSSFTVDGVAYTNFTPIAGSNYSYAQVPVSSNATHLIRASTTFNAIAYGFGNFESYGYAAGTNLSNLSEFIALSGTSSGPTQISGCTGIPYYLELTVPYQPTKIVWDPNDGSVPVTQTNPKYSTTTTKDDGTVLYTYVFSRTVTYPAGNYTASATVTVPVITNSSCGAEKQISFNFNIAEYPVANFTPPVGNCAGSTVSFADASDAVGNVISKYVWDFGDPNATAANPNTSTLKDPQHTYTVGGRDYNVKLTVVNQNGCESATVTKVIHVTANPSANFKYLSPSCGGKEVTFNDLSVPNEGAITQWVWNFGDGTPEQTMTTNAAFTHVFADVKTYAVTLKVTTDKGCTSTVYTGNVVVNPNPVVDFLLPEACLVDVARFTNISTIADGSESQFTYEWDFGDGSKATTANGSHKYSTAGNFIVKLKVTSKDGCSTETSKTFALNGAFPVTKFVIPDQICSSDDLVIQDQSTVDPGKIVRYDIYYDYDRHPTEFIQYDKDHTAIPDDKRFVHDYGFSTTPAYNDYHIRILVYSGNSASCQAVYDKPAVRVYANPDVVLDPPTSVCQSDPAFTITGTTTFAGTGVFSGGGIAANGTFDPKVAGPGDHTITYVFTSAEGGCTYTKVFTIKVLPVPVINGNRELVILAGGQITLEPSVVSVNRTPLTYSWTPRTGLNDPSSPNPVASPTTDTRYVLTVQSPDKCPSTAVFTVKVLQQPNVYNTFTPNNDGRNDTWVIEHIDSYPKATVEIFDRNGDKVFNSIGYPVPWDGRYRGKDLPVGAYYYIIDPKNGRAVMSGWVTIVR
- a CDS encoding MarR family winged helix-turn-helix transcriptional regulator encodes the protein MEKCDVKTDLLLFKIFHIYKVIGNKSNKRFSKEGMNIQVEQIPVLMVLFYEGPHSQQDIADELERDKSSVLRTVASLVAAGFLKVQPDTVDKRKKLVNLTEAGQKLAKQLHEEIGLMDNMMFSNLSVAEKLILTELLDKCTEHINSMDLKFE